The Neovison vison isolate M4711 chromosome 5, ASM_NN_V1, whole genome shotgun sequence genome includes a region encoding these proteins:
- the LOC122907115 gene encoding protein CEBPZOS produces MARTMEPVAKKIFKGALVAELLGVFGAYFLFNKMNTSQDFRQTMSKKFPFILEVYYKSTEKSGMYGVREQDQEKWLNSKN; encoded by the coding sequence ATGGCCCGCACTATGGAACCAGTGGCAAAGAAGATCTTTAAAGGAGCTTTAGTAGCTGAACTCTTGGGCGTTTTTGgagcatattttttatttaataagatGAACACAAGCCAAGATTTCAGGCAAACGATGAGCAAGAAATTTCCCTTCATCTTGGAAGTTTATTACAAATCCACTGAAAAGTCCGGGATGTATGGAGTCAGAGAGCAAGATCAAGAAAAATGGTTGAATAGCAAAAATTAG